The [Flavobacterium] thermophilum genome has a segment encoding these proteins:
- a CDS encoding Protein-disulfide isomerase: protein MKIEVWSDFVCPFCYIGKRRLEQALEPFPHREDVEIVFRSFELDPNAPNETPLTIHEIIANKYGISLEEAKRANADIGRQAEAVGLTFRFDTMKPTNTFDAHRLAQYANEKGKLQDVVERLFYAYFTESKRISDRTVLLDIAEAAGLDRTEAEEVLASGRYTQEVRHDEEEAAALGVRGVPFFVLNRKYAISGAQPVEVFRRALEKVWEEEQSRPLQPLSTDQGGTCTDEGCSI, encoded by the coding sequence ATGAAAATTGAAGTATGGTCCGATTTTGTCTGCCCGTTTTGCTATATCGGCAAACGCCGATTGGAACAGGCGCTTGAGCCATTTCCGCACCGGGAAGACGTTGAAATCGTATTCCGCAGCTTTGAGCTTGATCCGAACGCACCAAACGAGACGCCGTTGACGATTCATGAAATCATTGCCAACAAATACGGCATTTCGCTCGAGGAAGCGAAGCGGGCGAACGCCGATATCGGCCGGCAGGCGGAGGCGGTCGGTTTGACGTTCCGCTTTGACACGATGAAGCCGACGAATACGTTTGACGCCCACCGGTTGGCTCAATATGCGAATGAAAAAGGAAAGCTTCAAGATGTCGTCGAGCGGTTGTTTTACGCCTATTTTACGGAGTCGAAGCGAATCAGCGACCGCACTGTGCTCCTTGACATCGCGGAAGCAGCCGGGCTTGACCGGACGGAAGCGGAAGAAGTGTTGGCCAGCGGCCGCTACACACAAGAGGTGCGCCACGATGAGGAAGAAGCGGCGGCGTTGGGCGTCCGCGGCGTGCCGTTTTTCGTTCTGAACCGGAAGTATGCGATTTCCGGCGCCCAGCCGGTTGAGGTGTTCCGGCGGGCGCTGGAGAAGGTATGGGAGGAAGAACAATCGCGGCCGCTGCAGCCGCTGTCGACTGATCAAGGCGGGACGTGCACCGACGAAGGGTGCTCTATTTAA
- a CDS encoding Acyl-CoA dehydrogenase fadE12, translating to MDFTLPAEIEFLKENVRKFVKEVVEPVAMDIEENDHIPEDIIEKSKAMGLFGLSILEEYGGLGLSMVGKCAIYEELGKTHNGYTTLIGAHTGIGTVGIVELGTEEQKRRYLPKMATGEWIGAFALTEPSAGSNAAAIGRVPRPSIIAQPPASSTIVTM from the coding sequence ATGGATTTTACGTTGCCAGCCGAGATTGAATTTTTAAAAGAAAACGTCCGTAAATTTGTGAAAGAAGTCGTGGAGCCGGTGGCCATGGACATTGAAGAAAACGACCACATTCCAGAAGATATTATTGAAAAATCGAAAGCCATGGGGCTGTTCGGCTTAAGCATCCTAGAAGAATACGGCGGCCTTGGCTTGTCGATGGTCGGCAAATGCGCCATTTATGAAGAACTCGGGAAAACGCATAACGGCTATACGACATTAATCGGCGCTCATACCGGCATCGGTACGGTCGGCATCGTCGAGCTCGGCACCGAGGAACAAAAGCGGCGCTACTTGCCAAAAATGGCGACAGGCGAATGGATCGGCGCCTTTGCCTTAACCGAGCCGAGCGCCGGCTCGAACGCCGCCGCAATCGGCCGTGTGCCAAGGCCAAGCATCATCGCCCAGCCGCCGGCAAGCTCCACCATCGTCACGATGTAG
- the zraR_3 gene encoding Transcriptional regulatory protein ZraR, which translates to MNFLIEKTSFIYRAPAMAHVIAIARQAAAVDVTVLLTGESGVGKEELANFIWKQSARSGRPFVKVNCGAIPETLMESELFGYEPGAFTGAAKKGKKGYFEQADGGTIFLDEISEIPLHLQVKLLRVLQSMEIMRLGAEAPKRIDVRIIAATNKPLEELVAAGRFRADLFYRLNVMPIAIPPLRDRKEDIPLLVDHYRKRFAKKYQKQLVFTDRALAMMMDYHWPGNVRELVNAIERMFVTSAAPVVDEDHVAKWLHLEPPTAADPVSVSEVVPLKQAVADIERQLIIKALHHARTYRRAAKLLGVDASTLVRKAQKYGIESRGGEEDGFYVASRD; encoded by the coding sequence ATGAATTTTCTCATCGAAAAAACAAGTTTTATTTACCGGGCGCCGGCGATGGCGCATGTGATCGCCATTGCCCGCCAGGCGGCGGCCGTGGATGTCACCGTGCTTTTAACCGGAGAGTCGGGCGTCGGAAAGGAAGAGTTAGCGAACTTCATCTGGAAGCAGAGCGCGCGCAGCGGCCGTCCGTTTGTGAAGGTAAACTGCGGGGCGATTCCGGAGACGCTGATGGAGTCCGAGCTGTTCGGCTATGAGCCCGGGGCGTTCACCGGTGCGGCGAAAAAAGGAAAAAAGGGTTACTTTGAACAGGCGGATGGCGGGACGATTTTTCTCGATGAAATTAGCGAAATCCCGCTCCACCTGCAAGTAAAACTCCTTCGTGTGCTTCAGTCGATGGAAATTATGCGCTTGGGGGCTGAGGCGCCCAAACGGATCGATGTCCGCATCATCGCCGCAACGAACAAACCGCTTGAAGAGCTGGTCGCCGCCGGGCGGTTCAGAGCTGATTTGTTTTACCGGCTGAACGTCATGCCGATCGCCATTCCGCCGCTGCGCGACCGGAAGGAAGACATCCCGCTGTTGGTCGACCATTATCGAAAGCGGTTTGCTAAAAAGTATCAAAAACAGCTCGTGTTCACCGACAGGGCGCTTGCGATGATGATGGACTACCATTGGCCTGGCAACGTCCGCGAGCTCGTCAACGCCATTGAGCGCATGTTTGTAACGTCTGCCGCGCCCGTCGTCGACGAAGATCACGTGGCCAAATGGCTTCATCTTGAGCCGCCGACGGCTGCCGATCCGGTGTCAGTCAGCGAGGTCGTTCCGCTCAAACAAGCGGTGGCGGACATCGAGCGCCAGCTCATCATCAAAGCGCTTCATCATGCGCGCACGTATCGGCGGGCGGCGAAGCTGTTGGGTGTCGATGCGTCGACCCTTGTGCGCAAGGCTCAAAAATATGGAATCGAATCACGGGGAGGGGAAGAGGATGGATTTTACGTTGCCAGCCGAGATTGA
- the yusV_4 gene encoding Probable siderophore transport system ATP-binding protein YusV, whose product MVRLYAEELTVRYDDRTIFERLSVRIPDRQITAIIGPNGCGKSTLLKTLTRIISPQSGAVILDGQAISQQPTKELAKKMAILPQTPEATSGLTVAELVSYGRFPYQKGFGRLTKRDYEAIDWALDVTKTADLKHRPVDALSGGQRQRVWIAMALAQETDIIFLDEPTTYLDIAHQLEVLELLERLNQEEGRTIVMVLHDINQAARFADYIIAMKAGAIIKSGRSEDVICREVLRDVFGIDADIGRDPRTNKPICFTYQLLREA is encoded by the coding sequence ATGGTTCGCTTGTATGCCGAGGAGCTCACCGTCCGCTATGACGACCGGACGATTTTTGAACGATTGTCCGTCCGCATTCCCGATCGGCAAATCACCGCCATTATCGGGCCGAACGGGTGCGGCAAGTCGACGCTGCTCAAGACGTTGACGCGCATCATTTCCCCGCAATCGGGCGCGGTCATTTTAGACGGTCAAGCCATTTCCCAGCAACCGACGAAAGAGCTGGCGAAAAAAATGGCCATTTTGCCGCAGACGCCGGAAGCGACAAGCGGATTAACGGTCGCTGAGCTCGTCTCGTACGGCCGCTTTCCGTATCAAAAAGGATTCGGACGGCTGACAAAGCGGGATTATGAAGCGATTGACTGGGCGCTTGACGTCACCAAAACGGCCGACTTAAAGCACCGGCCGGTCGATGCGCTCTCGGGCGGGCAGCGGCAGCGCGTCTGGATCGCCATGGCGCTCGCCCAAGAGACCGACATCATCTTTTTGGATGAACCGACGACGTATTTGGACATCGCCCATCAGCTTGAGGTGCTCGAGCTGCTTGAGCGGCTGAACCAAGAAGAAGGGCGGACGATCGTCATGGTGCTTCATGACATCAACCAGGCGGCCCGCTTTGCCGACTATATCATCGCTATGAAAGCAGGAGCCATCATCAAGTCCGGGCGGAGCGAAGACGTTATCTGCCGCGAAGTGCTCCGCGACGTGTTTGGCATCGACGCCGACATCGGCCGCGACCCGCGGACGAACAAACCAATTTGCTTCACTTATCAATTGCTCAGGGAGGCTTAA